In Rhopalosiphum padi isolate XX-2018 chromosome 3, ASM2088224v1, whole genome shotgun sequence, the genomic stretch ACTGCAGCGTACttaattgcaataatatttttatcggccactcataagtcataacagaCATTGACGGTCCCGATATCAACGTCGTTGCCAAAGGCCAAAAATCGTCCTGTCGAACGTCCGATCGCGACCGCTGTCAATCGTTGGACGATTTCTCGTCACTGACTACAACTTAATATCACCACCTTCGCGGTTTCACACGGCAGAGTTCTGACGaagttcataattttaattttgtatgacAGACATTGTACATTTGTTGCCTGTACTGttctcatattaatattataataattgtgctaTTATTGTTACAGTTGTCGAGCGCTCCCGAGGTTCATTCAATCGATTACAGTACGTGCTGTGCGAACTCTTTCATCATTATTTCACGTCCCTGCTCAAACATGAAGTTCATTGATGAGGTAcgttatatgtattttgtatctaGTTTTATTGACTGTGCTGTAGGTAAAGaacttacatataaattattgtatttaatataatatttgtatttttttctagatCAAACAAAAATTTGGCTCCACGGTTCACATTCGATGTGAAAATGATGTCAACGCAAAGATTGCACAGCTAGTGACGGACGGCCCTGATAAGTTACAAGTAACATTGtttcatagtattttatatatctaactACTAATACTATGTATTTACTGTGTGTGTATTTTAATGTACTTCAAGATAATATCAGATTTCGATCGAACCATATCTACTTCAGAATACAACAACAAACAAACAATGAGTAGTTTTAGTAagttgaaaacaaatatattatttgaaatcccttcataattaatgttataagtaTTTGGAATTTCTTTTTATcttcctttttttttcttttttttttttacttaatctttatagtttatactaacatttttaagatatgatagaattttaatacatttttgaggtTATTcagtttataaatgttaaataatatgtgtattttgcTATTTTGCTACAAATTCTGATTACAttactcaattttaaattaaatgttttgaatttgaGTTTTAATGCTAGTTGTTCTCTATTTAAAAGTAGTGAACATTtatgtaaatgttaaattatatataaaaaaaattaaattaagataacATCGATTAAAAATTGGAATAATgtaatacaagtattatactaaaacattTTTGGTTATTGGTGTCAACTATAagctgtttttaaaatgtaatattctaaattatttctaaaaaccaATAGGTAGCAACATAATTGTCAATATTGAAAATGATtagcttaaaatgtaaaatcatgtatgcaatgatttaaggtatttatattgtagttagttgtaattatagaaaatgtaattaggtaaattatattttaataggatGTTAGCATTTATCTAATTTTTGCCTTAATTACtatccaatattttatataaaccatattttttCAAGCGagaaaatgcactaaaaatgttataattatttgtttatattatatcggaaataaaattataagaaaccaGGAAGTGCATGATTtactaactttttttaaataataatttcatattatttaagtaatattttattgtttatactatgtcatgtataaacaaaaccataaataatatcttgttattacacaataatgacataatgaaaaaaaaaaaatttaaataatattactgtttgatctttatttaaatgcatatttatttattcataaattacattgtaatttataaatcgaTTAATAGTTCGAAGGTTTGGAAAATAAAATGCACAAAAGATCAAACACTTAAGCAAATATTTACCtgtttttaaatcatagttCATAGTAATACTAACCactaatgaataattttcaCATGTTATTGGTAGTTTAATCCATTGCTATAAATTAagctaatgaaaatttaaaaataatttaattcataaaattatgtaaaaaatgtattagaattttatattttttaggtgtATTTGAATCATGTGACAGTTTATCAGAAGATTACAAAGAAAAAGCccgaatattattacaaacatatcGACCTATTGAAGATAACACACAAATGACAGTCGCACAAAAGTTACCATTTATTGAAGAATGGTGGCAAAAAAGTGAACTTTTGTTGAAAGGTCTGTGTTTTCAGTATGAAGATATCAAAAAATCTATTGAGAAAGCTGACCTTCAtcttaggtatttataaattatttgttggaATGAAGATAGTTCATGATACTCAAGggagtttttaatttgttttttgataaatttaatggcgattttagtattatattttataaaattaataattagtgaaatatttttacactattAAGTTTCATGTAATATACTgcataaatctttaattttcactaaattcatcaattataaatcataggtgtatgtttaatttaatgttttatggtattattattactctttaCAAAACCattgttatatttaacaatttatttaatttatgtataatattaataaaacattttctattacgtgaataatattatatacattagatGCTACACAAACTTGTTTATTCAGACAATCATTCTTACAGTTACATAGCATACAGTTTGAATCTAAGatcaatattaaacatattgatACTTGaccaaatgtatacataaaaatactatttgtttttttaatagtgatttttaaattgtatttgctttaaattacaagtataataatttataataataaatataaaaggtattatctataatatgttctatttcaaatttatatttttaataatatttgtgtatattttttagagatGGTAGTACTGAAGCGTTTAACAAATTATTCTgcaaaaaaatacctattattgttttatcCGCTGGCATTGGTGATGTTGTTGAACTAATACTAATGCATGAAAATTTGTTAACTGATAATGTAACAgttgtttcaaattttttaaaattgtctacAGACAATAACGGTTTATCTACAATTGAAGGATTTAAAGGAGAAAAACTCATACatgtatttaacaaaaatgaacATGCATACATTGATACACatcaaaatgtaaatgtaaCTACAAATAATAACTACTTGTAAGTaaactataatttgttttttttttaggatacaCATTTAAGTGGAAGATCCAATGTTATACTTTTAGGTGATTCGTTAGGAGATGCAAATATGGATGGTGGTATCCAATACGATACTGTACTACGTATAGGATTTTTAAATGCCAATTTGGTaatagcatatattttatattgtataatttatatattaatatatttttcttcaacataatataaatatattacattaattacagCTGGAACATGAGGATGGCTATTTGCAACAATATAAACTTGCTTTTGACATAGTTTTGGTTCAAGATCAAACAATGGGATTGCTAAATTATGTGTTGGATGAAGTAATTGGAGACATATCAAAACCGtcaaataaaagataatatgaaGAAACCACAAAGTGGCTATTACTAATACTACATAgtgataaaaatcaaattacatgtatattatttacattttacatatatatatataaaatactgaaacTAATCTGTTATAACATTTATCttagaaaataaactaaaataataattattgaatagattcataatttaaattttttactataatttggcaatcaaataaaatcattttgtattggaacttaaaattgattatttatagtattaaaattactcacacataaaaaaaaacataaacaatattataatataatgacttcaacaacaacaaaatatataaatgaaaacaaaaatattatacgtaacaatacaaatttaaagaaataaaataaaaataatttatactaaaaattatactacattttatctaataaaacactttatacaaatattaaaagaaaatgagGTTATATTAGGTTATACCCtaaaaatattaccattttttGTCATATAACTGCGAACacctaaaataaaacataaaattattaatggaatttatactaaaaaaaaactaaaaattgtatacatttattttgaccTACCTGTTGTTTCACTCACTCCACCTATACCTAACATAGTCACTTGATCAAGTAGAGTAGCAAGTGAACCAGGCAATGCTGCTTTGGATTTGACCATGACTATTGGCTTAGGTTTCTTTGCTGTCTGAGTGTGCCAAACCAAAATCTGTGAATCATGTATACATTAacatagaaatttaattatttcatatgtgataaactgataatattattactgtataacataagttaaataaatttaattaatcaaaatgtaaTGAACtgacaaactaaaataatttatttatgacatattccatacttattattttaatcccgtttataaaatacaataatatttctgaCTTTAAACACTTTTATGGATTGTTAATTACATGAaccatttacaattatttaattactttccaaataaactatacaatataagtagGCAGGTAGCATAAATTGTAAatcttataaatttactttgatttagaaataaaaaacagaATTTTATGTTGAAATGaatgctaaataaatataaatggatagaaaaatgtttacaattagtaaacataagaaagttgttgaaataaaatttaataatttaaaaaaaataagagctatataatataaaaaaaaatgtttttatatttatattttttaataaatgtactagttttttaattttagcttaaagtaaaatttaagataatcattttaaatcattaaatccatttaaattcaaaataaaataaaaatatatacaacttttataaactattattgcaAGTTTCAAgttgaatatacatatataaacctatttataagtaattaataagtaatttatcatttatacataCCCTTGTACAATTTTCTGCTTTGGGTTCAATTTCATCTAATCGAATAGCCAGTGCTGACAAAAAGCGGTCTTCTTCAAAACCCGCCTTATATGGCATAGTTGCATAAGGGTATTTGAATAAAAGTTGAACATTAATAGCAAATCCAGCCATGTCTACTGGAAATTTTCTTTTTGCTGGCCAGCTATCAAAAAAGCCAACTACTTTTCCCTTAACATCATAAaagattaataagtaattaagtctactacataaatgtattctatacaagatgtagtatgtacaattaataatcatacgtatttacatatttgtttaattttaagccTATAGCTAATGTTGTTGAAAAACTATGTTAAACTAACTTTATCAATAATCGGTGAGCTAACACCATACTCTCCAACCAAGCCAACCGGgaacattgatattttttttgtggtaCGTATTTCCTTAAAAAGATCCAAATGGAACGTGTTGTCATCATCACCAAAATAAATTACAGCATTCGAGTCATTAATGTTGTGGTTCAGTCTTATCCAGTTGAGAGCAGCTCTACGGTTAGAAACACCACGGGGCATGGCGTCTGGGTCGCGTTTATATATTGATGGCATAGGGCTGGCAATATATGTATAAGGAATGcctggaaaaattttaaatcataataagtcaacatttaataatatacaataat encodes the following:
- the LOC132924302 gene encoding cytosolic 5'-nucleotidase 3 isoform X1, which translates into the protein MTDILSSAPEVHSIDYSTCCANSFIIISRPCSNMKFIDEIKQKFGSTVHIRCENDVNAKIAQLVTDGPDKLQIISDFDRTISTSEYNNKQTMSSFSVFESCDSLSEDYKEKARILLQTYRPIEDNTQMTVAQKLPFIEEWWQKSELLLKGLCFQYEDIKKSIEKADLHLRDGSTEAFNKLFCKKIPIIVLSAGIGDVVELILMHENLLTDNVTVVSNFLKLSTDNNGLSTIEGFKGEKLIHVFNKNEHAYIDTHQNDTHLSGRSNVILLGDSLGDANMDGGIQYDTVLRIGFLNANLLEHEDGYLQQYKLAFDIVLVQDQTMGLLNYVLDEVIGDISKPSNKR
- the LOC132924302 gene encoding cytosolic 5'-nucleotidase 3 isoform X2, producing the protein MKFIDEIKQKFGSTVHIRCENDVNAKIAQLVTDGPDKLQIISDFDRTISTSEYNNKQTMSSFSVFESCDSLSEDYKEKARILLQTYRPIEDNTQMTVAQKLPFIEEWWQKSELLLKGLCFQYEDIKKSIEKADLHLRDGSTEAFNKLFCKKIPIIVLSAGIGDVVELILMHENLLTDNVTVVSNFLKLSTDNNGLSTIEGFKGEKLIHVFNKNEHAYIDTHQNDTHLSGRSNVILLGDSLGDANMDGGIQYDTVLRIGFLNANLLEHEDGYLQQYKLAFDIVLVQDQTMGLLNYVLDEVIGDISKPSNKR